The window TCCTCGGCCACGCGAACCTTGCCGGCGGCCGCCCGAGCGAGCGCGGCACGGTTACCCTCGTTGCCTGAGATTGTCGACAGCAGGTCAATGCCGGCGAAGCGCTCGAAGGCGCCTGCGACCGTCAGCAGCTCCGGCTCGGCGAAGGGGTCGGCGGTCCGGCCCCGGAACGCGAAGGTCCCGATCCCGGTCGCCTGCGCAGCCCGAGCGATGACAACCACAGTGTCGGCCATAATGGCATCATAGAGCGCACCCGCCCGGTACCATTCCAGCATGGTGAATTCGGGCAGATGGAGGTCGCCGCGCTCACGGTCGCGGAATACGCGGGCGAACTCGAAAATCCGCTCTTCGCCGGCCGCCAGCAGCTTCTTGCAGGCGAATTCGGGCGAGGTCCGCAGATAACGGCCGGCCCGGCTGCCATCGGGCCGGATGAGCTCGGTCCGGGGGGCGTGAAGATGGGTCTCATTGCCCGGGGAGACCTGGAGGACGGAGGTTTCGACTTCGACAAAGCCCTGCTCGGCGAAAAAGCCCCTGAGAGACCCGGTGATGGCCCCCCTGGCTTGGAGGAACGGCCGCCGGTCAAGGTGCCGCCCGGGCGTCCAGAACGGCGAAATCGGCTTGTCCCCAGCCATTAACCGACCGCCCCCTGAGCCAGCAAAATGCTGGCATTCAATGACAAAATGCGTATGTTGCGGCCCGAAACGGGCGCCAAGGTCTGATTTGAGGCCCCAGGACCCCCATCAATTTGACCACGTCCTGGCCGGAGCCGGGCCAAGCAAGCAGGAAATACAGCTTTGAGAGTCATCGCCAGTTCTATTCGCAAGGGCAACGTGATCGAGCAAGACGGCAAGCTCTATGTCGTCGTGACCGCCGAGAACATTCATCCCGGCAAGGGCACGCCGGTCAGCCAGATCGAAATGCGCCGAATCTCGGACGGGGTAAAGATCTCCGAGCGCTACAAGACCACCGACCAGGTCGAGAAGGCCACGATCGAAGAGCGCAACTTCACCTTCCTCTATGAAGATGGTGACGGCTTCCACTTTATGAACCCAGAAACCTATGATCAGGTCCAGGTGTCCAAAGACGTTATCGGCGACGCGGCCGCCTATCTCCAGGAGAGCATGACGGTCAAATTGTCGACGCACGACGTCAACGTGGTGTCGATCGCGTTGCCACAGCGCGTGACGCTGGAAGTGGTCGAGACCGAGCCGGTGACCAAGGGCCAGACCGCCTCCTCCTCCTACAAGCCCGCGATTCTCTCGAACGGCGTGCGCACCACCGTGCCGCCGCACATCGCCGTCGGCACCCGCATCGTGGTCATGACCGAGGACGGCTCCTACTCCGAGCGCGCCAAGGACTAAGCAAAGGATCGAGGAAGCGGAACTGGTGGCGCCGGGGGGCGAGACAGTGGGTAGGAAGACTTTCCGCTTCGTCTCGCTACTTCTGGCGTCGCTGTCGCTCCTCAGCGCACCTCCGCTCGCTGCGGATGAATTCCGCAGCCCCTCGCTCTCGGCCCTGCGCGTCGACTGGCGCGCAGCGCTCGGCCAGCTCCGCACCGAGATCAATAGTCGGCCTCGGATCGCAGGCGATTTCATTTTCGCGCCGCGCCGTTCGGTGCCGCGCTTCGATCCGCGCGCGATGCCGGCACTGGTTCAGCTCAATGCGGTCTCCTCGCAATTCTTCACTGGCATCGCCCGCAGCTCCGTTCCCGTGCTGCTGCCGTTCGATGCCGCCGCCTATCTCGAGGCGCAGCGCAGTGGCGCGCCGGGCACACCGCTCGCGCTGTCGCGCTACCAGGCCGATTTCGATCCCGTCGACGTGTTCGACGCCGGCCCCGCCGGCTATAGCGCGGGCTTTTCATTAGAACCCGGCGCCGGCGACGGCATGCCGACCCGCGTCTTCGCGAAACCGGTCGAAATTCAAATCACGGGATCGGCCCTGGTCTACGACATTGCCGACCCCGCCGGCGGCAAGGGTGAGCCGGTCAAGCCGTTGGCAACAATCTATCCGGATTTGCGCAGGTTCATCCGCGAAGGCTATGTGCGCTACGCCTTCACGCGCTTCGGTGTCGCCTATGTGGTGTCGATCCAGTGCCTGGACAGCGTCGCAAAACCGCGACGTCTTGCCTGCAAGGAAGCTTATCCCGTTGCCGAGCGCTTCCTGAAGGCGCTGCACATCGCCGGCGGCCTGCGCACGCGGCCGCTGATGGACGTCGCCTCCGACGTGATCGATCGTCCCGCCGCGCGTTCGGCGGATTTCAGCTACCGGCCGAGCGGCGACATCATCCCGAACACCGGTTATCGCAGACAGGGCGGCCATCCCGATGCGATGGCCTATGCGCAGATCCGCTTTCCGCTCGAACGGGCGCCAGCCTTCGTGCATTCGCAATCCTACGCCAAGCGCGACAAGGACGACGGCCCGACCGCCTATCCCTGGCGCGACAATTTCTGCGAGTCACGCAGCTTCGAGGTCTGGCAATGCGGCGGCGGCTATGGCCATCAGGGCGAGGACATTCGCGCCGCCGGCTGCCCCTCGCCGGCTGACGGCCGCGCGCCCTGCGATCCCAAGCAGCGCAGCGTCGTTGCCGCGCGCGATGCCGTGGTGATCAGAGCCCCCAAGGACCAGGCCGCGACGCTCGAGGTCAACAGCCGGACCGAGCACATCCGCTTCCGCTACATGCACATGAACCCGGAGGCGATGAACGCCAACGGAGTGCTCAACGGCCGTATCGTCACCGAAGGCGAGAAAATTGGCGTGATCTCGAACTATCTCGACCATCCTGCCGGCACGTCGATGCACTTGCATTTCGACGTTCAGCTGTTCACCCGCGACGGCTGGATCTGGGTCAGCCCCTACGTCACGCTGGTCTCGGCCTATGAGCGTCTGATCCACGCCCGCGGCCGCGAGATCGGCCCGGAGATCGCGGGCACCCCGCAGCCGGTCGCACACGCACTGCCCGAAGATGTGATCAAGCCAGATCCGCGCGAGGGATCGAGCAGCGAAGAGAACTGACGCGCGGCTCCACGCGACCGCCGTGTTTTGATGACGCGCCAATGACAGCGCAGCAGGCTTGGCCGGACCGTCTTCCGGACCCGTTCCGCATGACTTGACCTTCTCTGGCCCCAGAATTGCTTGGCTCCCCGCAGCCAAACAGGATGAAGGGGAAGCTCATGCGTTGTCTCACCACGGCGGCCATTCTCGCCGTCGCATTCGCCGTGCCGGTTCATGCGGAGGAATTAAGCGGCACGCTGAAGAAGATCAAGGACACCGGCGCGATCACCCTCGGGATACGCGACAGTGCCGT is drawn from Bradyrhizobium diazoefficiens and contains these coding sequences:
- the epmA gene encoding EF-P lysine aminoacylase EpmA; the protein is MAGDKPISPFWTPGRHLDRRPFLQARGAITGSLRGFFAEQGFVEVETSVLQVSPGNETHLHAPRTELIRPDGSRAGRYLRTSPEFACKKLLAAGEERIFEFARVFRDRERGDLHLPEFTMLEWYRAGALYDAIMADTVVVIARAAQATGIGTFAFRGRTADPFAEPELLTVAGAFERFAGIDLLSTISGNEGNRAALARAAAGKVRVAEDDTWSDIFSKVLVEHVEPHLGQGRLTILFEYPSPEAALARVKADDPRVAERFEVYGCGVELANGFGELTDAGEQRKRFTESMAEKQRRYGEAYPLDEDFLAAIAAMPEASGVALGFDRLVMLASGATRIDQVVWTPPADETLSET
- the efp gene encoding elongation factor P, producing the protein MRVIASSIRKGNVIEQDGKLYVVVTAENIHPGKGTPVSQIEMRRISDGVKISERYKTTDQVEKATIEERNFTFLYEDGDGFHFMNPETYDQVQVSKDVIGDAAAYLQESMTVKLSTHDVNVVSIALPQRVTLEVVETEPVTKGQTASSSYKPAILSNGVRTTVPPHIAVGTRIVVMTEDGSYSERAKD
- a CDS encoding M23 family peptidase — protein: MAPGGETVGRKTFRFVSLLLASLSLLSAPPLAADEFRSPSLSALRVDWRAALGQLRTEINSRPRIAGDFIFAPRRSVPRFDPRAMPALVQLNAVSSQFFTGIARSSVPVLLPFDAAAYLEAQRSGAPGTPLALSRYQADFDPVDVFDAGPAGYSAGFSLEPGAGDGMPTRVFAKPVEIQITGSALVYDIADPAGGKGEPVKPLATIYPDLRRFIREGYVRYAFTRFGVAYVVSIQCLDSVAKPRRLACKEAYPVAERFLKALHIAGGLRTRPLMDVASDVIDRPAARSADFSYRPSGDIIPNTGYRRQGGHPDAMAYAQIRFPLERAPAFVHSQSYAKRDKDDGPTAYPWRDNFCESRSFEVWQCGGGYGHQGEDIRAAGCPSPADGRAPCDPKQRSVVAARDAVVIRAPKDQAATLEVNSRTEHIRFRYMHMNPEAMNANGVLNGRIVTEGEKIGVISNYLDHPAGTSMHLHFDVQLFTRDGWIWVSPYVTLVSAYERLIHARGREIGPEIAGTPQPVAHALPEDVIKPDPREGSSSEEN